From the Halichoerus grypus chromosome 3, mHalGry1.hap1.1, whole genome shotgun sequence genome, one window contains:
- the MUC7 gene encoding mucin-7, giving the protein MVENSRLEKVVKHRLESHSAVLEKKIKYWLWNWTKSLSEGRKKPWKTQHKNNYVQQRILDRRLPLHRKFQHNWNMFIQRHLIFGPYKYPKPSHPIKRKPKPKHRQPPRCPAKNNTVVNNNTSGATTQIPSLSPTSTSNKITESPGVTSLTQNATTIYVKENNTDSPAVTPSPQPSPALPDTTAAPPTSSPPLPEPTAAPPTSSPPLPEPTAAPPTSSPPLPEPTAAPPTSSPPLPEPTAAPPTSSPPLPEPTAAPPTSSPPLPEPTAAPPTSSPPLPEPTAAPSTSFLTTPAPQPSPVPLNNTAAPNTTPNPSPTTPAPETSQTTTAPTTQTTTPATTQNTTVEQKTSPSSQNTNSKFWQYIYDIIKYISGTTPKK; this is encoded by the exons ATGGTAGAGAATTCCCGATTAGAAAAAGTTGTCAAGCATAGGCTGGAAAGCCATTCAGCTGTACTGGAAAAAAAGATCAAGTATTGGTTGTGGAATTGGACTAAATCA ctCAGTGAAGGTCGAAAAAAGCCATGGAAAACACAGCACAAAAACAATTATGTCCAACAACGTATATTAGACCGCCGATTACCACTGCATCGAAAATTTCAACATAACTGGAATATGTTCATTCAAAGGCATTTAATTTTTGGTCCATACAAATACCCAAAGCCTTCACATCCAATCAAGAGAAAGCCAAAGCCAAAACATCGCCAGCCACCTAGGTGTCCAGCTAAAAATAACACCGTGGTTAATAACAACACCTCAGGGGCTACCACTCAAATCCCATCTTTGAGTCCCACATCTACTTCCAACAAAATTACTGAATCTCCAGGTGTGACTTCTCTTACTCAGAATGCTACCACcatatatgtaaaagaaaataacacagaCTCTCCTGCAGTTACCCCATCACCACAACCTTCCCCAGCTTTGCCAGACACCACAGCTGCCCCACCGACATCTTCTCCACCTCTGCCAGAGCCTACAGCTGCCCCACCGACATCTTCTCCACCTCTGCCAGAGCCTACAGCTGCCCCACCGACATCTTCTCCACCTCTGCCAGAGCCTACAGCTGCCCCACCGACATCTTCTCCACCTCTGCCAGAGCCTACAGCTGCCCCACCGACATCTTCTCCACCTCTGCCAGAGCCTACAGCTGCCCCACCGACATCTTCTCCACCTCTGCCAGAGCCTACAGCTGCCCCACCGACATCTTCTCCACCTCTGCCAGAGCCTACAGCTGCCCCATCTACATCTTTCCTAACTACACCAGCACCACAACCTTCCCCAGTTCCACTGAACAACACAGCTGCCCCAAATACTACACCTAATCCTTCCCCAACCACTCCTGCACCTGAAACTTCCCAAACTACAACTGCACCCACAACCCAAACTACCACTCCAGCCACTACTCAAAATACTACTGTTGAACAAAAAACCTCACCTTCCAGCCAAAATACAAATTCTAAATTCTGGcaatatatttatgatataataaAGTACATTTCTGGTACTACACCAAAGAAATAG